The Methylomonas rhizoryzae genome includes the window GGCGGTGACCGCGGCATTCGGCGACAATTTGGCAAGCAGCGCGCAAGCCCTGGCCAACCGGATCGGACTCGAGCAAACAGCCAGCGAAACTCTCAAACAATTGGGAATCTGCATCAATTACAACGCTTACGGGGAGAGCGTCGCGGATTTGCATTTTCCGCCGGAAGAGCTTTTCGAACTGATGCGACCCTACCGGTCTCCGCTCGATTTCATCGCCGAGCACGACGAACTATTTCGCCGCTTGAGTGAAGGCTATGCGAACGATCTGGCCTTGGCTTGGCAAGTTGCCCCGGAATACGAATCGGCTAACGCCGCGTTGTTTATTCTGCCGGACGAGCGGTGGAGCCGCCGGGTAAGCGGAGTGTGGAGCAATGACTTAGCCAACCGCTATCCGGACAGAGCGCACGCCGTGCTCAGCCACAATCGGCAAGGCGGCTATACAGTAAGTGTTAGGGCTCCGTTACACAAAAAAGCCGGCGCCGACGAGTTATGCGCCAAATTTCCTACCGGCGGCGGACGCAAGGCGGCGGCGGGGATCAATCACTTACCGCACGAACAACTCGACTCGTTTATCGCCAATCTTACTCTACAATACAGCTGATATTTTGCCGTAGCGGAAATGAGTCAGTGAAAAAACAATTATCTATAGTATGCGTTTTATATACGATATTTGTTGTCTACGGCAGCTTGGTGCCATTGGACTACAGACCGTTTCCTCTTGCGGAAGCATGGTCCAAGTTTCAAAATATCCGTTATCTCAATCTAGGCATAGCCTCCAGAGCGGACTGGGTTGCCAATATATTATTATTCATTCCGCTCGCCTATTTATGGTGCGGCAGACTTTCGCTGGCCACGCAAAACAAACTATTAAGAGGTATCGGCAATACATTGGTTTTATTTGCCTGTATTCTGCTGACATTTTCGATAGAATTTTGCCAATTGTTTTTCCCTCCTAGGACGGTTTCTCTAAACGACATTATCGCCGAGACCCTAGGTGGATTTATCGGCTTATTTGCTTGGCTTTTCAGCGGAAATAGTTTTTTTGAATGGCTTAAAAAATATTATTTAAACAAATCGGATCCACTGATTTATTTAAAGCTTTATATCGGCGGATTGTTGTTTTACAGCGTAATTCCGCTGGATTTGACGCTCAGCCCGGTGGAATTTTTTCATAAATGGCAAGAAGGCCGAATCGTACTGATTCCTTTCACCCATTTACAATCCGACGTCATTCAAAACATTTATCAAACGGTCGCCGATATACTGTTGTGGTGCCCGGTACCGTGGTTGTGGAGCCGGAACGGAAATTTCACCCGTTCGCAACTATTGATTAAAACGCTGGTTGCCGCGACTGTAATCGAATTTTTGCAATTATTTGTCTATAGCCGAACCACCGATACTACCGATATTGTTACCGCCTTGATGGGAAGCGGCATCGGCTTGCAACTCGTTTCACAATCCGGGCAAAGCTTGCCTGGCCGAATTACACTGTTAAAACCGCTACTGATAGGCGCTTTTATCGCGTGGTCTTTTATCATAGCGGCAGTATTTTGGTATCCCTATCATTTCGATTCGACACTCGGCTTGACAAACTGGACGGCAAGTTTCTTCAAGCTACCGTTTTATTCTTATTATTACGGCACGGAATATCGAGCTATTACCGAGGTATTCCATAAAACCTTATTTTTCTTCCCGCTAGGCGCGCTTGCCGCACTGTATCCGCTCAATAAAAAAACCGATAAGATTCCGGCATTAATTTTAGCCTTAATAGGCTTGATCGCATTCACGATCGAATTCGGTCAAGCCTTTATACCGCAAAAAAGCACCGATATAACCGATTGGCTGCTGGAAGTATTGGGCGGTTACGCCGGATATAAAATCATCGTGTTACTCGCCACCGCTCCGGCGCCTGTACCAATCTCGCAAAGCGGATTTTTCACCGACAGAAAATCCAAAAATCCGACCGGCCAGACACGGCCGATTTCGACAAGCGCCCCCGCACCTTTCGGTTTATTTTTCTCCGCCTTACCCTTTTTAGCGACTTTTATAACTCTGACATTACTTAAAAACAGTTCTAGGATTCCTTATAATTTTCGAGAATTGTTTGCCTCGGAATACCCGCTGCTGAATACATTCGGTTTCACCGTTTTACTGTATTGGTGTTTCTCGTTTCCGATGTGGTATTTACTGAAACTTGGCGGCAAATCGAAAAACCTTGGTTTTTTCGTCATCAAAACCGTGTCGATTCATGCCCTAATCGCCTGGCTATTGGTGAGAATCACATTACCTATGGAAAGTATATACGACGTGATCGGCAATCCGGTTTTATCGCTGCCGTCGGAATTGGAAATGGGGCTGCGCTTCGTGTTTCTATTTGGAATATTTTCCACCATGATAACAGCCGGAACATTCTTCTCCATCTACTCGGCCGTCAATCCTCGCCATTCCTTATTACCCGTTATTTTAGGAGCGATTGAAAGCGGAATATGTATAGGGCTGGCATTTTGGGTAGTGATCGTAGAAGCAGGCACAGACAACCTGATAGAGTTATTGCCAAACGCCGGTTATTCTTTTAAAACAATCAACCTGTTAATCTATTTATTTTTATTTGCTTGGCTCGGCAGTTCCCTGGCGGCTGCATTATCCTATCGCCAGTATATCAGAACCGGTATGCTAGGCATTATATTTGCTGTTTCATTACCCATGAGCTATCAATTGTTTAACTGGGGAACCGAACAATTTATATTTAAATACGGCCGATTATTCTCGGCAGCACAATTTCTACTGAGTTCCAACCGGGAGCAACTGACGTCCGGAGAAGAATTAAGCACGCGTTTTTATATACTGCATACTGCGCTAGTATTCTGCACGACGCTCGCGCAGTGGTCTATCCTAACCTTCCATAAGTCCGTATCCATCCGCACACCCGCCATACGCTCCTAACGCTATATAATATCGATCCCTTATCGTTTTTGACGCAGTAACACAATGAACGACTTTATTCCCGGCCAGCGCTGGATTAGCAACACCGAGTCCGAACTGGGCTTGGGCATGATCTTGGAGGCGGATTACAACCGCGTCACCGTAATGTTTTTAGCTACCGGCGATAAGCGGGTGTATGCGCGCGACAATGCGCCGCTGACCCGCGTCAAATTCGCCGTCGGCGACATCATCGAGTCCAGCGAATTCATCAAGATCACCATACAGCAGGTCGCTCAACAAAACGGTTTGTTAAGTTACCTCGGCTTGGACCAAGATGGCCAATTGCAGCAAATCGACGAAATGGAACTGAATCACACCATTCAGTTCAACAAACCGCAAGATCGTTTGTTTACCGGCCAATTCGATCCCAGCGCTTGGTTTAGCTTGCGTTTCGACACCTGGCAACGCCAACAGCGTCACCAGCAATCGGCCGTTAAAGGCTTGCAAGGCGCGCGTGCCGCGCTGATCCCGCACCAAATTTATATCGCGCACCAAGCCGCGAATCGGGTAGCGCCGCGCGTGATGTTGGCCGACGAAGTCGGCTTGGGAAAAACCATAGAAGCCGGTTTGATCTTGCATCACCGCTTGGTGAACGGCTTGAGCAAAAGAATATTGATCTTGGTGCCCGAAGCTCTGATTTATCAATGGCTGGTGGAAATGCTGCGCCGTTTCAACCTGCGTTTTAGCTTATTGGACGAAACTCGCTGTCTGGCCTGCCAAGAAGACAATCCGTTCGCATCGGAACAATTGGTGCTTTGCAGCCAGCAATTCTTCGCCGATTTCCCGGAACGACAATCACAAGCCCTGGATGCCGGCTGGGATATGGTTGTAGTGGACGAGGCCCACCATCTGGCCTGGAGCGAACACGCACCCAGCGCCGAATATTCGTTCGTGGAACGGCTGGCCCATAACGTAGACGGTCTGATTCTTTTGACCGCCACGCCCGAACAGCTCGGCAAAGAGAGCCATTTCGCCCGCTTGCGTTTACTCGACCCGGACCGGTTTTACAGCTTCGAACACTATTTAAACGACGAACGTCAGTTCGCCCCGGTTGCGGAGTTAGCCAACCGCTTGTTGTCCGGTCACCCACTGGACCGCGCCGCACGTGAGCAACTGAAAAAAATTCTGCAACAAGACAATGCCGATGCCTTGCTGGAGCGTCTGCAGGCCGCCCCCGAACAAGATGCCGTGCGGGAAGAATTGATCGGTTTATTATTGGATCACCACGGCACCGGCCGAATCCTGTTCCGGAATTCCCGGCATACGGTGCAAGGCTTTCCCGAGCGACAACGCTTCGACTATCCGTTGCAGGGTGAAGACAACCTGCCCCTGGCAGACAGCCCCTACTTTGTATGGTTGTTGGACTTTTTAAAACGGCTGGGCGAAGAAAAGACCTTGTTAATCTGCCGACGGGCCGAAACCGTCGTGCAACTGGAACAATTGCTTAGGCTGCACGTCGGTCATACCGGCGCGGTATTCCACGAAGGCATGAGCATAGTCGAACGGGACAGAGCCGCCGCCTTTTTCGCGGACGACGAAAGCCGCGCCCAAATACTGTTATGTTCGGAAATCGGCAGCGAAGGCCGCAATTTCCAGTTCGTCCGCCATCTGGTGCTATTCGATTTGCCCGATAACCCTGACCTTCTACAGCAACGTATAGGCCGACTCGACCGGATAGGCCAAAAACACGTCATTCAGCTGCATATTCCCTACATAGTCGGCAGCGCTCAACACGTGCTGTTTCGTTGGTACGACGAAGGCTTGGACGCGTTCAGGCGAAATTGCTCGGCGGCAGGACACGTGGCCAAACTGTTG containing:
- a CDS encoding DHH family phosphoesterase — translated: MNFDVFNGDADGICALIQLRLAEPRAAKLITGVKRDISLLKQVDPETAKQVTVLDIALEKNREPLTKLLDRQVEVFYVDHHNPGADIPKHPGLQPLINTDPNVCTSLLVDRHLEHQFSAWAVTAAFGDNLASSAQALANRIGLEQTASETLKQLGICINYNAYGESVADLHFPPEELFELMRPYRSPLDFIAEHDELFRRLSEGYANDLALAWQVAPEYESANAALFILPDERWSRRVSGVWSNDLANRYPDRAHAVLSHNRQGGYTVSVRAPLHKKAGADELCAKFPTGGGRKAAAGINHLPHEQLDSFIANLTLQYS
- a CDS encoding VanZ family protein, with amino-acid sequence MKKQLSIVCVLYTIFVVYGSLVPLDYRPFPLAEAWSKFQNIRYLNLGIASRADWVANILLFIPLAYLWCGRLSLATQNKLLRGIGNTLVLFACILLTFSIEFCQLFFPPRTVSLNDIIAETLGGFIGLFAWLFSGNSFFEWLKKYYLNKSDPLIYLKLYIGGLLFYSVIPLDLTLSPVEFFHKWQEGRIVLIPFTHLQSDVIQNIYQTVADILLWCPVPWLWSRNGNFTRSQLLIKTLVAATVIEFLQLFVYSRTTDTTDIVTALMGSGIGLQLVSQSGQSLPGRITLLKPLLIGAFIAWSFIIAAVFWYPYHFDSTLGLTNWTASFFKLPFYSYYYGTEYRAITEVFHKTLFFFPLGALAALYPLNKKTDKIPALILALIGLIAFTIEFGQAFIPQKSTDITDWLLEVLGGYAGYKIIVLLATAPAPVPISQSGFFTDRKSKNPTGQTRPISTSAPAPFGLFFSALPFLATFITLTLLKNSSRIPYNFRELFASEYPLLNTFGFTVLLYWCFSFPMWYLLKLGGKSKNLGFFVIKTVSIHALIAWLLVRITLPMESIYDVIGNPVLSLPSELEMGLRFVFLFGIFSTMITAGTFFSIYSAVNPRHSLLPVILGAIESGICIGLAFWVVIVEAGTDNLIELLPNAGYSFKTINLLIYLFLFAWLGSSLAAALSYRQYIRTGMLGIIFAVSLPMSYQLFNWGTEQFIFKYGRLFSAAQFLLSSNREQLTSGEELSTRFYILHTALVFCTTLAQWSILTFHKSVSIRTPAIRS
- the rapA gene encoding RNA polymerase-associated protein RapA; translated protein: MNDFIPGQRWISNTESELGLGMILEADYNRVTVMFLATGDKRVYARDNAPLTRVKFAVGDIIESSEFIKITIQQVAQQNGLLSYLGLDQDGQLQQIDEMELNHTIQFNKPQDRLFTGQFDPSAWFSLRFDTWQRQQRHQQSAVKGLQGARAALIPHQIYIAHQAANRVAPRVMLADEVGLGKTIEAGLILHHRLVNGLSKRILILVPEALIYQWLVEMLRRFNLRFSLLDETRCLACQEDNPFASEQLVLCSQQFFADFPERQSQALDAGWDMVVVDEAHHLAWSEHAPSAEYSFVERLAHNVDGLILLTATPEQLGKESHFARLRLLDPDRFYSFEHYLNDERQFAPVAELANRLLSGHPLDRAAREQLKKILQQDNADALLERLQAAPEQDAVREELIGLLLDHHGTGRILFRNSRHTVQGFPERQRFDYPLQGEDNLPLADSPYFVWLLDFLKRLGEEKTLLICRRAETVVQLEQLLRLHVGHTGAVFHEGMSIVERDRAAAFFADDESRAQILLCSEIGSEGRNFQFVRHLVLFDLPDNPDLLQQRIGRLDRIGQKHVIQLHIPYIVGSAQHVLFRWYDEGLDAFRRNCSAAGHVAKLLDQELQRQLSAHHSGELTDFIEQTRRLTSKIEDELHNGRDQLLELNSCRREQADALIAQLTEEENDGSLWPYMEAMFDCYGVDVEYHSADCHILWPSENLRIAHFPMLQDDGLTVTTNRQIALAREDMQFLTQEHPMVLSAMDLVLSSETGNAAVSIVKQPQLRPGQFLLELLFLAECSAPAHLLLGRFMPPTPIRILIDQHKIDLSAAVSHESMTDTNDNGLDKEQIVQFLHNQRSLIQDMIKVGEQKAQARMQNLINENSNKMITALTGEIKRLVRLKKINPGIKDSEIQQLKEMTMLSHECIQETQLRLDAVRFVITA